The Edwardsiella tarda ATCC 15947 = NBRC 105688 region GGTTAATCTAAGCGGTGTCTTCTGATGATATCATCTGGCGGCACATGCTTTGCTGTGCCGCAGTTAGTGGCTACATTCCTTATTGGTTTGCTTGCGAATTTGATGCCTGATCCTCGCTGTATTATTGCCGGTATATGCCGGCAATTTTCTTGTCAATAGAAAACGATAAGTGATAGATCGGGGGGCAGTAAGATTTTACTTATTCTAAATGTCGTTATTGCTGGCTCTCATCAGAGTGGTAGGGATGCTTATTTTAATAAGTCATTCTGGGGTGTAATCAATACCCTCTATCGATAACGCCGTATTTGATGATGCTGATCATAGTATTTAAATATAATGATATTACCTTCAGCGCTACTTGAGTAACGCTGAAGGTAATAGGAGGAGGTATTAGTTATGCTTAGGCGATTGATAGTTTTTGCTGATGTCTAGCATTTGTGTATAAGGGCCATTCCAATCGGTATCGAACAATCTCCCTAAGATTTGTGCAGGTTGTTTACCATTGATTAAGAGCGCGATATTACGAGTGGTATAAAAATATCCCCACTCCCAGTTACTGGTGGTTAACCAGCTGAGGTCATTATCGACCACGAAGTATTTCTCATGCTCAACCCGTGAGTAGGGGATGTAGCGGGACTTCAGAGGTGGGATGGTGCTGATTTTTACCTCGACATTGGGGAGTAGCTGGAGCGTTTTCATAAAATCATTGGCCGGTTGGCTGTTATTCCAATCCGCTACGATGATTTTGACATGTACACCACGTTGCGCCGCATTGGCGATAGCATTGTAGAGTTCATCCCAATATCCAACATAACCATATTTTTTAAACCCAGAAAATGTCATTACCTGCATTTTTAGATCATGATGGGCATTGTCGATCGCAGCAATCATTTGTGAGATCTCACTGTCAGTCCCATTCGGACGCATGTCTACGGGGCTGAAAGCGGGGTGGACCAGCAGTGTCTCATGATGATAACTGACCATGGCCGGTCGCTGTGCCGTTACCCACATTGTTTTTTGCATATTATTACGCAGATGATGATCCTGTGGCCCATTATTATTTTCAGCCAGTTGCCAGTCGAGGTTAAAGACGGCCAGGATTGTCGTGGCGAGTTGGGGATTGCGAATGCGGACACCGATATTATGGATCTGAGAAAGCGAGATCCAACTCCAGTTGGCACTATTGACGGCAACGTTTTCGTTATCGACTATCATATACTTGGCATGCATCACGCCCCCGGCGATTTTTTTATAATCGACCTGACGTACAGTGATGTTAGCAATGTTCTGGAATAGTTGCACGGGATCGCTGCTTCCTCCTAGATGCATAGCTTCGGTTAGGATCCGAACTTTTACGCCTCGCCGGGCGGCATCTTTGATCGCATTAATAATGGGTTCTAATTTTTCTCCAGGTTTATTAGTAATATAAAATGTACCAATATCAAGAGAATGCTTGGCCTGTTTGATCATTTCTAGCCAGACTGTGGCCGTGGAGCTTATCTCCGGCTGTTGGAAAACATGCTCAGTATTTTCGGGTATGGCTTGCATTAGTTCAAAGTCAGCCTGTTGTGCCTGGCTAGCATA contains the following coding sequences:
- a CDS encoding phospholipase D-like domain-containing protein; this encodes MKKLTLAAIIASISFSTYASQAQQADFELMQAIPENTEHVFQQPEISSTATVWLEMIKQAKHSLDIGTFYITNKPGEKLEPIINAIKDAARRGVKVRILTEAMHLGGSSDPVQLFQNIANITVRQVDYKKIAGGVMHAKYMIVDNENVAVNSANWSWISLSQIHNIGVRIRNPQLATTILAVFNLDWQLAENNNGPQDHHLRNNMQKTMWVTAQRPAMVSYHHETLLVHPAFSPVDMRPNGTDSEISQMIAAIDNAHHDLKMQVMTFSGFKKYGYVGYWDELYNAIANAAQRGVHVKIIVADWNNSQPANDFMKTLQLLPNVEVKISTIPPLKSRYIPYSRVEHEKYFVVDNDLSWLTTSNWEWGYFYTTRNIALLINGKQPAQILGRLFDTDWNGPYTQMLDISKNYQSPKHN